One genomic region from Macaca mulatta isolate MMU2019108-1 chromosome 20, T2T-MMU8v2.0, whole genome shotgun sequence encodes:
- the ADGRG5 gene encoding adhesion G-protein coupled receptor G5 isoform X1, with product MTTGLEEAKRMLLVKGEVKSNKTAAETAAETAAETVAETAAAASQNLVLLPRLKCNGVISAHCNLHFPGPEPVLGGDSAQGMDHCGTLFLCLCLLTLQNATAETWKELLSYMENMQVSRARSPFFYLRQLHQLEQMLLNTSFPGYNLTLQTPAIQSLAFKLSCNFSGLSLSSATLKRVPQARGQHARGQYAWGQHAMQFPAELTQDACKTRPGELRLICIYFSNAHFFKDENNSSLLNNYVLGAQLSHGHVNNLRDPVNISFWHNQSLEGYTLSCVFWKEGARKQPWGGWSPEGCRTEQPSHSQVLCRCNHLTYFAVLMQFSPALVPAELLAPLTYISLVGCSISIVASLITVLLHFHSRKKIDSLARIHMNLHASVLLLNITFLLSPAFAMSPVPQSACTALAAALHYALLSCLTWMAIEGFNLYLLLGRVYNIYIRRYVLKLGVLGWGVPALLVLLCLSVKSSVYGPHTIPVFNSWENGTGFQNMSMSPAEAALYSMLTKSTEPHLFANMPGQPGLPSPLSCPVLQCPGPKGLAQPALDSVPLQTTLLHLPRLRLLPICPGHCQASQALLVGQECCGGWAWGRQGEAARCWVRSPVVHSVLVMGYGGLTSLFNLVVLAWALWTLRRLRVRADAPNARACHDTVTVLGLTVLLGTTWALAFFSFGIFLLPQLFLFTILNSLYGFFLFLWFCSQRCRSEAEAKAQVEAFSSSQTTP from the exons GGCCAGAGCCAGTTCTTGGAGGAGACTCAGCACAGGGCATGGATCACTGTGGTACTCTTTTCCTGTGCCTGTGCCTTCTGACTTTGCAGAATGCAACAGCAG AGACATGGAAAGAACTCCTCAGCTACATGGAGAATATGCAAGTGTCCAGAGCCCGGAGCCCGTTTTTTTACCTTCG TCAACTTCACCAGCTGGAGCAGATGCTACTGAACACCAGCTTCCCGGGCTACAACCTGACCTTGCAGACACCCGCCATCCAGTCTCTGGCCTTCAAGCTGAGCTGCAACTTCTCTGGCCTCTCACTGAGCAGTGCCACTCTGAAGCGGGTGCCCCAG GCCCGGGGTCAGCATGCCCGGGGTCAGTATGCCTGGGGTCAGCATGCCATGCAGTTCCCCGCCGAGCTGACCCAGGATGCCTGCAAGACCCGGCCCGGGGAGCTGCGGCTCATCTGTATCTACTTCTCCAATGCCCACTTTTTCAAG GATGAAAACAACTCATCTCTGCTCAATAACTACGTCCTGGGGGCCCAGCTGAGTCATGGACACGTGAACAACCTCAGGGATCCGGTGAACATCAGCTTCTGGCACAACCAAAGCCTG GAAGGCTATACCCTGAGCTGTGTCTTCTggaaggagggagccaggaaACAGCCCTGGGGCGGCTGGAGCCCTGAGGGCTGTCGTACAGAGCAGCCCTCCCACTCTCAGGTGCTCTGCCGCTGCAACCACCTCACCTactttgctgttctcatg CAATTCTCCCCGGCCCTGGTACCTGCAGAGTTGCTGGCACCTCTTACATACATCTCCCTCGTGGGCTGCAGCATCTCCATCGTGGCCTCACTGATCACGGTCCTGTTGCACTTCCATTCCAG GAAGAAGATTGACTCTTTAGCACGCATCCATATGAACCTGCACGCCTCCGTGCTGCTCCTGAACATCACCTTCCTGCTGAGCCCCGCATTTGCCATGTCTCCTGTGCCCCAGTCAGCGTGCACGGCTCTGGCTGCTGCCCTGCACTACGCGCTGCTCAGCTGCCTCACCTGGATGGCCATCGAGGGcttcaacctctacctcctcCTCGGGCGCGTCTACAACATCTACATCCGCAGATATGTGCTCAAGCTTGGTGTGCTAGGCTGGG GGGTCCCAGCCCTCCTGGTGCTGCTTTGCCTCTCTGTCAAGAGCTCAGTGTACGGACCCCACACAATCCCCGTCTTCAACAGCTGGGAGAATGGCACGGGCTTCCAGAACATGTCCAT GTCTCCTGCAGAGGCAGCCTTGTATTCTATGCTGACAAAGTCTACGGAGCCACATCTGTTCGCCAACATGCCAGGGCAGCCGGGCCTCCCGTCTCCTCTGTCCTGCCCTGTCCTCCAGTGCCCAGGCCCTAAGGGTCTGGCTCAGCCTGCACTTGACTCTGTTCCCCTGCAGACCACCTTGCTGCACCTACCCAGGCTCCGACTCCTCCCGATCTGCCCTGGGCACTGCCAGGCCTCTCAAGCCCTCCTAGTCGGACAAGAATGCTGTGGGGGCTGGGCTTGGGGGAGGCAAGGAGAGGCAGCGAG GTGCTGGGTTCGGAGCCCTGTGGTACACAGTGTCCTGGTCATGGGCTACGGTGGCCTCACGTCCCTTTTCAACCTGGTGGTGCTGGCCTGGGCGCTGTGGACCCTGCGCAGGCTGCGGGTGCGGGCGGACGCACCGAATGCCAGGGCCTGCCATGACACTGTCACCGTGCTGGGCCTCACCGTGCTGCTGGGAACCACCTGGGCcttggccttcttttcttttggcaTCTTCCTGCTGCCCCAGCTGTTCCTCTTCACCATCTTAAACTCGCTCTACG gtttcttccttttcctgtgGTTCTGCTCCCAGCGATGCCGCTCAGAAGCAGAGGCCAAGGCACAGGTAGAGGCCTTCAGCTCCTCCCAGACAACGCCGTAG
- the ADGRG5 gene encoding adhesion G-protein coupled receptor G5 isoform X4 has product MLGPEPVLGGDSAQGMDHCGTLFLCLCLLTLQNATAETWKELLSYMENMQVSRARSPFFYLRQLHQLEQMLLNTSFPGYNLTLQTPAIQSLAFKLSCNFSGLSLSSATLKRVPQARGQHARGQYAWGQHAMQFPAELTQDACKTRPGELRLICIYFSNAHFFKDENNSSLLNNYVLGAQLSHGHVNNLRDPVNISFWHNQSLEGYTLSCVFWKEGARKQPWGGWSPEGCRTEQPSHSQVLCRCNHLTYFAVLMQFSPALVPAELLAPLTYISLVGCSISIVASLITVLLHFHSRKKIDSLARIHMNLHASVLLLNITFLLSPAFAMSPVPQSACTALAAALHYALLSCLTWMAIEGFNLYLLLGRVYNIYIRRYVLKLGVLGWGVPALLVLLCLSVKSSVYGPHTIPVFNSWENGTGFQNMSMCWVRSPVVHSVLVMGYGGLTSLFNLVVLAWALWTLRRLRVRADAPNARACHDTVTVLGLTVLLGTTWALAFFSFGIFLLPQLFLFTILNSLYGFFLFLWFCSQRCRSEAEAKAQVEAFSSSQTTP; this is encoded by the exons GGCCAGAGCCAGTTCTTGGAGGAGACTCAGCACAGGGCATGGATCACTGTGGTACTCTTTTCCTGTGCCTGTGCCTTCTGACTTTGCAGAATGCAACAGCAG AGACATGGAAAGAACTCCTCAGCTACATGGAGAATATGCAAGTGTCCAGAGCCCGGAGCCCGTTTTTTTACCTTCG TCAACTTCACCAGCTGGAGCAGATGCTACTGAACACCAGCTTCCCGGGCTACAACCTGACCTTGCAGACACCCGCCATCCAGTCTCTGGCCTTCAAGCTGAGCTGCAACTTCTCTGGCCTCTCACTGAGCAGTGCCACTCTGAAGCGGGTGCCCCAG GCCCGGGGTCAGCATGCCCGGGGTCAGTATGCCTGGGGTCAGCATGCCATGCAGTTCCCCGCCGAGCTGACCCAGGATGCCTGCAAGACCCGGCCCGGGGAGCTGCGGCTCATCTGTATCTACTTCTCCAATGCCCACTTTTTCAAG GATGAAAACAACTCATCTCTGCTCAATAACTACGTCCTGGGGGCCCAGCTGAGTCATGGACACGTGAACAACCTCAGGGATCCGGTGAACATCAGCTTCTGGCACAACCAAAGCCTG GAAGGCTATACCCTGAGCTGTGTCTTCTggaaggagggagccaggaaACAGCCCTGGGGCGGCTGGAGCCCTGAGGGCTGTCGTACAGAGCAGCCCTCCCACTCTCAGGTGCTCTGCCGCTGCAACCACCTCACCTactttgctgttctcatg CAATTCTCCCCGGCCCTGGTACCTGCAGAGTTGCTGGCACCTCTTACATACATCTCCCTCGTGGGCTGCAGCATCTCCATCGTGGCCTCACTGATCACGGTCCTGTTGCACTTCCATTCCAG GAAGAAGATTGACTCTTTAGCACGCATCCATATGAACCTGCACGCCTCCGTGCTGCTCCTGAACATCACCTTCCTGCTGAGCCCCGCATTTGCCATGTCTCCTGTGCCCCAGTCAGCGTGCACGGCTCTGGCTGCTGCCCTGCACTACGCGCTGCTCAGCTGCCTCACCTGGATGGCCATCGAGGGcttcaacctctacctcctcCTCGGGCGCGTCTACAACATCTACATCCGCAGATATGTGCTCAAGCTTGGTGTGCTAGGCTGGG GGGTCCCAGCCCTCCTGGTGCTGCTTTGCCTCTCTGTCAAGAGCTCAGTGTACGGACCCCACACAATCCCCGTCTTCAACAGCTGGGAGAATGGCACGGGCTTCCAGAACATGTCCAT GTGCTGGGTTCGGAGCCCTGTGGTACACAGTGTCCTGGTCATGGGCTACGGTGGCCTCACGTCCCTTTTCAACCTGGTGGTGCTGGCCTGGGCGCTGTGGACCCTGCGCAGGCTGCGGGTGCGGGCGGACGCACCGAATGCCAGGGCCTGCCATGACACTGTCACCGTGCTGGGCCTCACCGTGCTGCTGGGAACCACCTGGGCcttggccttcttttcttttggcaTCTTCCTGCTGCCCCAGCTGTTCCTCTTCACCATCTTAAACTCGCTCTACG gtttcttccttttcctgtgGTTCTGCTCCCAGCGATGCCGCTCAGAAGCAGAGGCCAAGGCACAGGTAGAGGCCTTCAGCTCCTCCCAGACAACGCCGTAG
- the ADGRG5 gene encoding adhesion G-protein coupled receptor G5 isoform X5 translates to MDHCGTLFLCLCLLTLQNATAETWKELLSYMENMQVSRARSPFFYLRQLHQLEQMLLNTSFPGYNLTLQTPAIQSLAFKLSCNFSGLSLSSATLKRVPQARGQHARGQYAWGQHAMQFPAELTQDACKTRPGELRLICIYFSNAHFFKDENNSSLLNNYVLGAQLSHGHVNNLRDPVNISFWHNQSLEGYTLSCVFWKEGARKQPWGGWSPEGCRTEQPSHSQVLCRCNHLTYFAVLMQFSPALVPAELLAPLTYISLVGCSISIVASLITVLLHFHSRKKIDSLARIHMNLHASVLLLNITFLLSPAFAMSPVPQSACTALAAALHYALLSCLTWMAIEGFNLYLLLGRVYNIYIRRYVLKLGVLGWGVPALLVLLCLSVKSSVYGPHTIPVFNSWENGTGFQNMSMCWVRSPVVHSVLVMGYGGLTSLFNLVVLAWALWTLRRLRVRADAPNARACHDTVTVLGLTVLLGTTWALAFFSFGIFLLPQLFLFTILNSLYGFFLFLWFCSQRCRSEAEAKAQVEAFSSSQTTP, encoded by the exons ATGGATCACTGTGGTACTCTTTTCCTGTGCCTGTGCCTTCTGACTTTGCAGAATGCAACAGCAG AGACATGGAAAGAACTCCTCAGCTACATGGAGAATATGCAAGTGTCCAGAGCCCGGAGCCCGTTTTTTTACCTTCG TCAACTTCACCAGCTGGAGCAGATGCTACTGAACACCAGCTTCCCGGGCTACAACCTGACCTTGCAGACACCCGCCATCCAGTCTCTGGCCTTCAAGCTGAGCTGCAACTTCTCTGGCCTCTCACTGAGCAGTGCCACTCTGAAGCGGGTGCCCCAG GCCCGGGGTCAGCATGCCCGGGGTCAGTATGCCTGGGGTCAGCATGCCATGCAGTTCCCCGCCGAGCTGACCCAGGATGCCTGCAAGACCCGGCCCGGGGAGCTGCGGCTCATCTGTATCTACTTCTCCAATGCCCACTTTTTCAAG GATGAAAACAACTCATCTCTGCTCAATAACTACGTCCTGGGGGCCCAGCTGAGTCATGGACACGTGAACAACCTCAGGGATCCGGTGAACATCAGCTTCTGGCACAACCAAAGCCTG GAAGGCTATACCCTGAGCTGTGTCTTCTggaaggagggagccaggaaACAGCCCTGGGGCGGCTGGAGCCCTGAGGGCTGTCGTACAGAGCAGCCCTCCCACTCTCAGGTGCTCTGCCGCTGCAACCACCTCACCTactttgctgttctcatg CAATTCTCCCCGGCCCTGGTACCTGCAGAGTTGCTGGCACCTCTTACATACATCTCCCTCGTGGGCTGCAGCATCTCCATCGTGGCCTCACTGATCACGGTCCTGTTGCACTTCCATTCCAG GAAGAAGATTGACTCTTTAGCACGCATCCATATGAACCTGCACGCCTCCGTGCTGCTCCTGAACATCACCTTCCTGCTGAGCCCCGCATTTGCCATGTCTCCTGTGCCCCAGTCAGCGTGCACGGCTCTGGCTGCTGCCCTGCACTACGCGCTGCTCAGCTGCCTCACCTGGATGGCCATCGAGGGcttcaacctctacctcctcCTCGGGCGCGTCTACAACATCTACATCCGCAGATATGTGCTCAAGCTTGGTGTGCTAGGCTGGG GGGTCCCAGCCCTCCTGGTGCTGCTTTGCCTCTCTGTCAAGAGCTCAGTGTACGGACCCCACACAATCCCCGTCTTCAACAGCTGGGAGAATGGCACGGGCTTCCAGAACATGTCCAT GTGCTGGGTTCGGAGCCCTGTGGTACACAGTGTCCTGGTCATGGGCTACGGTGGCCTCACGTCCCTTTTCAACCTGGTGGTGCTGGCCTGGGCGCTGTGGACCCTGCGCAGGCTGCGGGTGCGGGCGGACGCACCGAATGCCAGGGCCTGCCATGACACTGTCACCGTGCTGGGCCTCACCGTGCTGCTGGGAACCACCTGGGCcttggccttcttttcttttggcaTCTTCCTGCTGCCCCAGCTGTTCCTCTTCACCATCTTAAACTCGCTCTACG gtttcttccttttcctgtgGTTCTGCTCCCAGCGATGCCGCTCAGAAGCAGAGGCCAAGGCACAGGTAGAGGCCTTCAGCTCCTCCCAGACAACGCCGTAG
- the ADGRG5 gene encoding adhesion G-protein coupled receptor G5 isoform X7: protein MDHCGTLFLCLCLLTLQNATAETWKELLSYMENMQVSRARSPFFYLRQLHQLEQMLLNTSFPGYNLTLQTPAIQSLAFKLSCNFSGLSLSSATLKRVPQARGQHARGQYAWGQHAMQFPAELTQDACKTRPGELRLICIYFSNAHFFKDENNSSLLNNYVLGAQLSHGHVNNLRDPVNISFWHNQSLEGYTLSCVFWKEGARKQPWGGWSPEGCRTEQPSHSQVLCRCNHLTYFAVLMQFSPALVPAELLAPLTYISLVGCSISIVASLITVLLHFHSRKKIDSLARIHMNLHASVLLLNITFLLSPAFAMSPVPQSACTALAAALHYALLSCLTWMAIEGFNLYLLLGRVYNIYIRRYVLKLGVLGWGAGFGALWYTVSWSWATVASRPFSTWWCWPGRCGPCAGCGCGRTHRMPGPAMTLSPCWASPCCWEPPGPWPSFLLASSCCPSCSSSPS, encoded by the exons ATGGATCACTGTGGTACTCTTTTCCTGTGCCTGTGCCTTCTGACTTTGCAGAATGCAACAGCAG AGACATGGAAAGAACTCCTCAGCTACATGGAGAATATGCAAGTGTCCAGAGCCCGGAGCCCGTTTTTTTACCTTCG TCAACTTCACCAGCTGGAGCAGATGCTACTGAACACCAGCTTCCCGGGCTACAACCTGACCTTGCAGACACCCGCCATCCAGTCTCTGGCCTTCAAGCTGAGCTGCAACTTCTCTGGCCTCTCACTGAGCAGTGCCACTCTGAAGCGGGTGCCCCAG GCCCGGGGTCAGCATGCCCGGGGTCAGTATGCCTGGGGTCAGCATGCCATGCAGTTCCCCGCCGAGCTGACCCAGGATGCCTGCAAGACCCGGCCCGGGGAGCTGCGGCTCATCTGTATCTACTTCTCCAATGCCCACTTTTTCAAG GATGAAAACAACTCATCTCTGCTCAATAACTACGTCCTGGGGGCCCAGCTGAGTCATGGACACGTGAACAACCTCAGGGATCCGGTGAACATCAGCTTCTGGCACAACCAAAGCCTG GAAGGCTATACCCTGAGCTGTGTCTTCTggaaggagggagccaggaaACAGCCCTGGGGCGGCTGGAGCCCTGAGGGCTGTCGTACAGAGCAGCCCTCCCACTCTCAGGTGCTCTGCCGCTGCAACCACCTCACCTactttgctgttctcatg CAATTCTCCCCGGCCCTGGTACCTGCAGAGTTGCTGGCACCTCTTACATACATCTCCCTCGTGGGCTGCAGCATCTCCATCGTGGCCTCACTGATCACGGTCCTGTTGCACTTCCATTCCAG GAAGAAGATTGACTCTTTAGCACGCATCCATATGAACCTGCACGCCTCCGTGCTGCTCCTGAACATCACCTTCCTGCTGAGCCCCGCATTTGCCATGTCTCCTGTGCCCCAGTCAGCGTGCACGGCTCTGGCTGCTGCCCTGCACTACGCGCTGCTCAGCTGCCTCACCTGGATGGCCATCGAGGGcttcaacctctacctcctcCTCGGGCGCGTCTACAACATCTACATCCGCAGATATGTGCTCAAGCTTGGTGTGCTAGGCTGGG GTGCTGGGTTCGGAGCCCTGTGGTACACAGTGTCCTGGTCATGGGCTACGGTGGCCTCACGTCCCTTTTCAACCTGGTGGTGCTGGCCTGGGCGCTGTGGACCCTGCGCAGGCTGCGGGTGCGGGCGGACGCACCGAATGCCAGGGCCTGCCATGACACTGTCACCGTGCTGGGCCTCACCGTGCTGCTGGGAACCACCTGGGCcttggccttcttttcttttggcaTCTTCCTGCTGCCCCAGCTGTTCCTCTTCACCATCTTAA
- the ADGRG5 gene encoding adhesion G-protein coupled receptor G5 isoform X6: MDHCGTLFLCLCLLTLQNATAETWKELLSYMENMQVSRARSPFFYLRQLHQLEQMLLNTSFPGYNLTLQTPAIQSLAFKLSCNFSGLSLSSATLKRVPQARGQHARGQYAWGQHAMQFPAELTQDACKTRPGELRLICIYFSNAHFFKDENNSSLLNNYVLGAQLSHGHVNNLRDPVNISFWHNQSLEGYTLSCVFWKEGARKQPWGGWSPEGCRTEQPSHSQVLCRCNHLTYFAVLMQFSPALVPAELLAPLTYISLVGCSISIVASLITVLLHFHSRKKIDSLARIHMNLHASVLLLNITFLLSPAFAMSPVPQSACTALAAALHYALLSCLTWMAIEGFNLYLLLGRVYNIYIRRYVLKLGVLGWGVPALLVLLCLSVKSSVYGPHTIPVFNSWENGTGFQNMSMFLPFPVVLLPAMPLRSRGQGTGRGLQLLPDNAVVWASWPGTLSLSGCQQPEAMDSARGWQACYWTPEATVTLKGPFPLPQPLQALRGRCCSTSP, translated from the exons ATGGATCACTGTGGTACTCTTTTCCTGTGCCTGTGCCTTCTGACTTTGCAGAATGCAACAGCAG AGACATGGAAAGAACTCCTCAGCTACATGGAGAATATGCAAGTGTCCAGAGCCCGGAGCCCGTTTTTTTACCTTCG TCAACTTCACCAGCTGGAGCAGATGCTACTGAACACCAGCTTCCCGGGCTACAACCTGACCTTGCAGACACCCGCCATCCAGTCTCTGGCCTTCAAGCTGAGCTGCAACTTCTCTGGCCTCTCACTGAGCAGTGCCACTCTGAAGCGGGTGCCCCAG GCCCGGGGTCAGCATGCCCGGGGTCAGTATGCCTGGGGTCAGCATGCCATGCAGTTCCCCGCCGAGCTGACCCAGGATGCCTGCAAGACCCGGCCCGGGGAGCTGCGGCTCATCTGTATCTACTTCTCCAATGCCCACTTTTTCAAG GATGAAAACAACTCATCTCTGCTCAATAACTACGTCCTGGGGGCCCAGCTGAGTCATGGACACGTGAACAACCTCAGGGATCCGGTGAACATCAGCTTCTGGCACAACCAAAGCCTG GAAGGCTATACCCTGAGCTGTGTCTTCTggaaggagggagccaggaaACAGCCCTGGGGCGGCTGGAGCCCTGAGGGCTGTCGTACAGAGCAGCCCTCCCACTCTCAGGTGCTCTGCCGCTGCAACCACCTCACCTactttgctgttctcatg CAATTCTCCCCGGCCCTGGTACCTGCAGAGTTGCTGGCACCTCTTACATACATCTCCCTCGTGGGCTGCAGCATCTCCATCGTGGCCTCACTGATCACGGTCCTGTTGCACTTCCATTCCAG GAAGAAGATTGACTCTTTAGCACGCATCCATATGAACCTGCACGCCTCCGTGCTGCTCCTGAACATCACCTTCCTGCTGAGCCCCGCATTTGCCATGTCTCCTGTGCCCCAGTCAGCGTGCACGGCTCTGGCTGCTGCCCTGCACTACGCGCTGCTCAGCTGCCTCACCTGGATGGCCATCGAGGGcttcaacctctacctcctcCTCGGGCGCGTCTACAACATCTACATCCGCAGATATGTGCTCAAGCTTGGTGTGCTAGGCTGGG GGGTCCCAGCCCTCCTGGTGCTGCTTTGCCTCTCTGTCAAGAGCTCAGTGTACGGACCCCACACAATCCCCGTCTTCAACAGCTGGGAGAATGGCACGGGCTTCCAGAACATGTCCAT gtttcttccttttcctgtgGTTCTGCTCCCAGCGATGCCGCTCAGAAGCAGAGGCCAAGGCACAGGTAGAGGCCTTCAGCTCCTCCCAGACAACGCCGTAGTCTGGGCCTCCTGGCCTGGAACCCTCAGCCTCTCTGGCTGCCAGCAGCCTGAGGCCATGGATTCCGCTAGAGGGTGGCAGGCTTGCTACTGGACCCCGGAGGCCACTGTGACCCTCAAGGGGCCTTTTCCACTTCCACAGCCTCTCCAGGCACTGAGGGGAAGGTGTTGCTCTACCTCTCCCTGA
- the ADGRG5 gene encoding adhesion G-protein coupled receptor G5 isoform X2: MDHCGTLFLCLCLLTLQNATAETWKELLSYMENMQVSRARSPFFYLRQLHQLEQMLLNTSFPGYNLTLQTPAIQSLAFKLSCNFSGLSLSSATLKRVPQARGQHARGQYAWGQHAMQFPAELTQDACKTRPGELRLICIYFSNAHFFKDENNSSLLNNYVLGAQLSHGHVNNLRDPVNISFWHNQSLEGYTLSCVFWKEGARKQPWGGWSPEGCRTEQPSHSQVLCRCNHLTYFAVLMQFSPALVPAELLAPLTYISLVGCSISIVASLITVLLHFHSRKKIDSLARIHMNLHASVLLLNITFLLSPAFAMSPVPQSACTALAAALHYALLSCLTWMAIEGFNLYLLLGRVYNIYIRRYVLKLGVLGWGVPALLVLLCLSVKSSVYGPHTIPVFNSWENGTGFQNMSMSPAEAALYSMLTKSTEPHLFANMPGQPGLPSPLSCPVLQCPGPKGLAQPALDSVPLQTTLLHLPRLRLLPICPGHCQASQALLVGQECCGGWAWGRQGEAARCWVRSPVVHSVLVMGYGGLTSLFNLVVLAWALWTLRRLRVRADAPNARACHDTVTVLGLTVLLGTTWALAFFSFGIFLLPQLFLFTILNSLYGFFLFLWFCSQRCRSEAEAKAQVEAFSSSQTTP, from the exons ATGGATCACTGTGGTACTCTTTTCCTGTGCCTGTGCCTTCTGACTTTGCAGAATGCAACAGCAG AGACATGGAAAGAACTCCTCAGCTACATGGAGAATATGCAAGTGTCCAGAGCCCGGAGCCCGTTTTTTTACCTTCG TCAACTTCACCAGCTGGAGCAGATGCTACTGAACACCAGCTTCCCGGGCTACAACCTGACCTTGCAGACACCCGCCATCCAGTCTCTGGCCTTCAAGCTGAGCTGCAACTTCTCTGGCCTCTCACTGAGCAGTGCCACTCTGAAGCGGGTGCCCCAG GCCCGGGGTCAGCATGCCCGGGGTCAGTATGCCTGGGGTCAGCATGCCATGCAGTTCCCCGCCGAGCTGACCCAGGATGCCTGCAAGACCCGGCCCGGGGAGCTGCGGCTCATCTGTATCTACTTCTCCAATGCCCACTTTTTCAAG GATGAAAACAACTCATCTCTGCTCAATAACTACGTCCTGGGGGCCCAGCTGAGTCATGGACACGTGAACAACCTCAGGGATCCGGTGAACATCAGCTTCTGGCACAACCAAAGCCTG GAAGGCTATACCCTGAGCTGTGTCTTCTggaaggagggagccaggaaACAGCCCTGGGGCGGCTGGAGCCCTGAGGGCTGTCGTACAGAGCAGCCCTCCCACTCTCAGGTGCTCTGCCGCTGCAACCACCTCACCTactttgctgttctcatg CAATTCTCCCCGGCCCTGGTACCTGCAGAGTTGCTGGCACCTCTTACATACATCTCCCTCGTGGGCTGCAGCATCTCCATCGTGGCCTCACTGATCACGGTCCTGTTGCACTTCCATTCCAG GAAGAAGATTGACTCTTTAGCACGCATCCATATGAACCTGCACGCCTCCGTGCTGCTCCTGAACATCACCTTCCTGCTGAGCCCCGCATTTGCCATGTCTCCTGTGCCCCAGTCAGCGTGCACGGCTCTGGCTGCTGCCCTGCACTACGCGCTGCTCAGCTGCCTCACCTGGATGGCCATCGAGGGcttcaacctctacctcctcCTCGGGCGCGTCTACAACATCTACATCCGCAGATATGTGCTCAAGCTTGGTGTGCTAGGCTGGG GGGTCCCAGCCCTCCTGGTGCTGCTTTGCCTCTCTGTCAAGAGCTCAGTGTACGGACCCCACACAATCCCCGTCTTCAACAGCTGGGAGAATGGCACGGGCTTCCAGAACATGTCCAT GTCTCCTGCAGAGGCAGCCTTGTATTCTATGCTGACAAAGTCTACGGAGCCACATCTGTTCGCCAACATGCCAGGGCAGCCGGGCCTCCCGTCTCCTCTGTCCTGCCCTGTCCTCCAGTGCCCAGGCCCTAAGGGTCTGGCTCAGCCTGCACTTGACTCTGTTCCCCTGCAGACCACCTTGCTGCACCTACCCAGGCTCCGACTCCTCCCGATCTGCCCTGGGCACTGCCAGGCCTCTCAAGCCCTCCTAGTCGGACAAGAATGCTGTGGGGGCTGGGCTTGGGGGAGGCAAGGAGAGGCAGCGAG GTGCTGGGTTCGGAGCCCTGTGGTACACAGTGTCCTGGTCATGGGCTACGGTGGCCTCACGTCCCTTTTCAACCTGGTGGTGCTGGCCTGGGCGCTGTGGACCCTGCGCAGGCTGCGGGTGCGGGCGGACGCACCGAATGCCAGGGCCTGCCATGACACTGTCACCGTGCTGGGCCTCACCGTGCTGCTGGGAACCACCTGGGCcttggccttcttttcttttggcaTCTTCCTGCTGCCCCAGCTGTTCCTCTTCACCATCTTAAACTCGCTCTACG gtttcttccttttcctgtgGTTCTGCTCCCAGCGATGCCGCTCAGAAGCAGAGGCCAAGGCACAGGTAGAGGCCTTCAGCTCCTCCCAGACAACGCCGTAG